A single region of the Sorghum bicolor cultivar BTx623 chromosome 9, Sorghum_bicolor_NCBIv3, whole genome shotgun sequence genome encodes:
- the LOC110430442 gene encoding uncharacterized protein LOC110430442, protein MGPSVSSRALEACRMSNEVPADKEVAATVRAAVAGGFQPEQVNDFPMKPEKGCLDLGMIDFWSSKPLVKEDDVDREKRHASTKKQKSTKDAEKKKTKKKNLERQALEARRAKSRCGGESEVDSPDEDDESDDGDDDDDSEGMAARLDRILEDPPRTDVDTPHAGASKGPPAGPRDGRQKESTSLPLRLKRPLEQAQPSMAKRLKAGAGSKGLGSSDPQPPASDDKTLPRPSKGVMASKLSCRPPDVVRRLVPMVRWEPPSRPS, encoded by the exons ATGGGTCCTAGTGTCTCGTCTCGGgccctcgaggcgtgccggatgtccaacgaggtgcCCGCGGACAAGGAAGTCGCCGCCACGGTTAGGGCGGCTGTCGCGGGCGGCTTCCAGCCGGAGCAGGTCAACGACTTTCCCATGAAGCCCGAGAAAGGATGCCTCGATTTG GGGATGATCGACTTCTGGTCCTCGAAGCCTCTGGTGAAGGAGGACGATGTCGATCGTGAGAAGAGGCATGCTTCCACCAAGAAGCAGAAATCCACCAAGGATgcagagaagaagaagacaaagaagaagaacctcgagcgaCAAGCGCTTGAGGCACGTCGAGCCAAGTCGAGGTGTGGAGGGGAGTCTGAGGTGGACTCCCCTGACGAGGACGACGAGAGTGATGAtggcgatgacgacgacgattcTGAGGGGATGGCCGCTCGCCTCGACAGGATCCTAGAAGACCCACCGCGGACCGACGTTGATACACCGCACGCGGGGGCTTCCAAAGGGCCACCAGCCGGGCCTCGAGACGGGCGCCAGAAGGAG TCTACTTCTCTTCCGCTCAGGCTGAAGAGGCCGCTGGAGCAAGCtcagccctcgatggccaagaggctcaaggCGGGGGCAGGCTCCAAGGGCCTGG GTTCTTCCGACCCTCAACCACCTGCAAGCGATGATAAGACCCTGCCTCGACCTTCAAAGGGGGTGATGGCTTCGAAACTGTCCTGCCGTCCTCCGGACGTGGTGAGGCGCCTCGTCCCCATGGTCAggtgggagcccccgagccgccCCAGTTAG